From a single Intestinibaculum porci genomic region:
- a CDS encoding ABC transporter ATP-binding protein: MSLLTFKDVSYYYQDGRKRVDILSQANYRFEKGKTYAIVGASGSGKTTSISLAGGLDVPKEGEILYQDQSLKKIGLNKYRRQNVSIVFQSYNLITYMNACQNVVNAMEIAHIQESHKKQKALDILASLGLSKEEATRDIRKLSGGQQQRIAIARAIAKDVALILCDEPTGNLDQDTSKGIIDTFIQLAHEHNKCVIIVTHDPQLARQMDHSLAIQNGQLVETVS; the protein is encoded by the coding sequence ATGAGTTTATTAACGTTTAAAGATGTCAGCTATTATTATCAGGATGGCAGAAAACGTGTCGATATTCTAAGTCAGGCCAACTATCGCTTTGAAAAAGGAAAAACGTATGCCATTGTTGGTGCTTCGGGCAGCGGAAAAACAACGTCGATTTCATTAGCAGGCGGCCTTGATGTGCCTAAAGAAGGAGAGATTCTTTATCAGGATCAGTCTTTAAAAAAGATTGGTCTTAATAAATATCGACGTCAGAATGTCTCTATTGTCTTCCAGTCTTATAATCTGATTACGTATATGAATGCGTGTCAGAATGTCGTCAATGCGATGGAGATTGCCCATATCCAGGAAAGTCATAAAAAGCAGAAAGCGTTGGATATTCTGGCAAGCTTAGGTTTAAGCAAAGAGGAAGCAACGCGTGATATCCGCAAGTTATCTGGCGGTCAGCAGCAGCGTATTGCCATTGCCAGGGCGATCGCGAAAGATGTTGCTTTGATTCTTTGTGATGAACCAACTGGTAACTTAGATCAGGATACATCAAAAGGTATAATAGATACCTTTATCCAGTTAGCACATGAACACAATAAATGTGTCATCATTGTCACGCATGATCCCCAGTTAGCTCGACAAATGGATCACTCTCTTGCTATTCAAAATGGTCAATTGGTTGAAACTGTCTCTTAA